From Deltaproteobacteria bacterium, one genomic window encodes:
- a CDS encoding acyl-CoA dehydrogenase, with translation MTDQEKRSFCKALFAGKIEEDLLFPYPHLEGEELENLNIIVDSVGKFCRDRINPEKIDREKKIPDEVMAGLAELGLMGMVIPEEYEGFALSQRAYCRVIEELSRHSASVAVTVGGHQSIGFKGLLLFGTEEQKRKYLPKLATGEMIAAFCLTEPGAGSDAQGLKATAVRKEDHYLLNGSKQWVTNGGMAEYFTVFAKTEVEVQGEKKNRVTAFIVTKDLGGITIGPEEKKLGIRGSSTTPVIFENVKVPLENLLGAEGEGFKVAMEVLNSGRLGLASGCVGAAKRMIEASVAHAKEREQFRKPIAEFEMIREKISRMVVDTYAMESVTYMTAGLVDRGDVDYSLESAISKVFSTDRVWEVINDALQIMGGNGYMEEYPHERFLRDARINMIFEGTNEILRLFIALSGLQGPGEELKEVARAIKDPLHNIGQLADYAVRKITSLAGDRIGKADPLLEEEVRRVEESVRHLPEAAEKVLRRYRKKIVEREYILERIAGMVIDLYVMTCVISRVTDSIRRRGAEPSATEIDICRTFCNFARRRVRRNSRMIDGNDDELLTRIAGAALEKSAYPVQSRDRAGEG, from the coding sequence ATGACCGACCAGGAAAAAAGGAGCTTCTGCAAGGCCCTCTTCGCGGGGAAGATCGAAGAGGATCTCCTCTTTCCTTATCCTCACCTTGAGGGGGAGGAACTGGAAAATCTCAACATCATTGTCGATTCGGTGGGGAAGTTCTGCCGCGACCGGATCAATCCGGAGAAGATCGACAGGGAAAAGAAGATCCCCGACGAGGTGATGGCGGGGCTGGCCGAACTGGGTCTGATGGGGATGGTCATTCCCGAAGAATATGAAGGGTTCGCCCTTTCCCAACGGGCTTACTGCAGGGTGATTGAGGAACTCTCCCGTCACAGTGCCTCTGTGGCGGTGACCGTGGGGGGGCACCAGTCGATCGGTTTCAAGGGGCTCCTCCTCTTCGGAACGGAGGAACAGAAACGGAAGTACCTGCCGAAACTGGCCACCGGGGAGATGATCGCCGCCTTCTGTCTGACCGAGCCCGGCGCCGGGTCCGACGCGCAGGGGCTGAAGGCCACGGCCGTCCGGAAGGAGGATCACTACCTCCTCAACGGATCAAAGCAGTGGGTGACCAACGGCGGGATGGCCGAATATTTCACCGTTTTCGCCAAGACCGAGGTGGAGGTGCAGGGAGAGAAGAAGAACCGGGTTACCGCCTTTATCGTGACGAAGGATCTGGGCGGGATTACCATCGGACCCGAAGAGAAGAAATTAGGCATCCGGGGTTCCTCCACGACGCCGGTGATTTTTGAAAATGTCAAGGTTCCTCTCGAAAACCTCTTGGGTGCTGAAGGGGAGGGGTTCAAGGTCGCCATGGAGGTTCTGAACTCGGGACGGCTGGGACTTGCTTCCGGCTGCGTCGGTGCGGCGAAGAGAATGATCGAGGCCTCCGTCGCCCATGCAAAGGAACGGGAGCAATTCAGAAAACCGATCGCCGAATTTGAAATGATCCGGGAGAAGATCTCCCGCATGGTGGTCGATACCTACGCCATGGAGAGCGTCACCTACATGACGGCGGGACTGGTCGACCGGGGGGATGTCGACTATTCCCTGGAGTCGGCGATCTCCAAGGTCTTTTCCACCGACCGTGTCTGGGAAGTCATCAACGACGCCCTCCAGATCATGGGGGGAAACGGTTATATGGAGGAGTACCCCCACGAGCGGTTTCTCCGGGATGCCCGGATTAACATGATCTTTGAAGGGACCAACGAGATCCTCCGGCTCTTCATTGCTCTTTCCGGGCTGCAGGGGCCGGGAGAAGAACTGAAGGAGGTTGCCCGGGCCATCAAGGACCCCCTTCACAACATCGGACAGCTGGCCGACTACGCTGTCCGGAAGATTACCTCCCTCGCGGGGGATCGGATCGGGAAGGCCGATCCCCTCCTGGAAGAGGAAGTCCGGCGGGTGGAGGAGTCTGTCCGCCATCTCCCCGAGGCGGCGGAGAAGGTCCTCCGCCGGTACCGGAAGAAGATCGTGGAACGGGAATACATCCTCGAGCGGATAGCCGGGATGGTGATCGATTTATATGTAATGACCTGCGTCATCTCCCGCGTGACCGACTCCATCCGCAGGCGCGGCGCGGAGCCTTCAGCGACGGAGATCGACATCTGCCGGACCTTCTGCAATTTCGCCCGGCGCAGGGTCCGGCGCAACAGCCGGATGATCGACGGAAACGACGATGAACTTCTCACGAGGATCGCGGGGGCGGCCCTGGAGAAGTCCGCCTACCCGGTACAATCCCGTGACCGGGCCGGGGAGGGGTGA
- a CDS encoding thiolase family protein, with the protein MKKKRVVIVDGVRTPYIKAWTLFDNLSASELGCIAVRELLERLDLDPAVVNEVIIGNVGQPADSANIARVISLKAGIPREAPAYTVQRNCASGMQAVINAYRQIILGESGVIIAGGVESMSNIPFFYSKSLQGIIQAFQRAKSLPARIKVLSSLRPAHFRPVIGLLLGLTDPVCGLNMGQTAEVLAREFGISREDQDAFSLVSHQRAENAIEEGRLGDEIVPVYVPPKFKGAVAQDNGVRRGQSLEALGKLKPVFDKRHGTVTAGNSSQITDGAAAVLVMSEEKAAELGYEPMGFIRSYGFAGCDPGRMGLGPVFATDLALRKAQLAFEDLDLFEINEAFAAQVLACERAISSEDFAKKHLDRKSPLGEIDRKKLNVNGGAIALGHPVGSSGTRLILTLLKEMKRRKLHLGLATLCIGGGQGGAVIVER; encoded by the coding sequence ATGAAAAAGAAGAGGGTAGTGATCGTGGATGGGGTTAGGACCCCTTATATCAAGGCCTGGACCCTCTTTGATAACCTCTCCGCATCGGAACTCGGCTGCATCGCTGTCCGGGAACTGCTGGAGCGTCTTGATCTCGACCCTGCCGTCGTCAATGAAGTGATCATCGGAAATGTGGGCCAGCCGGCAGATTCGGCGAATATCGCCCGGGTAATCTCTCTCAAGGCCGGAATCCCGAGAGAGGCCCCAGCCTATACCGTCCAGCGGAACTGCGCCTCGGGGATGCAGGCCGTCATCAATGCGTATCGCCAGATCATCCTCGGCGAGTCCGGGGTCATCATCGCCGGCGGCGTGGAGTCGATGAGTAACATCCCCTTCTTTTATTCGAAATCCCTTCAGGGAATTATTCAGGCCTTCCAGCGTGCGAAATCTCTTCCCGCCCGAATCAAGGTACTCTCTTCCCTCCGCCCGGCTCATTTCAGGCCGGTGATCGGCCTCCTTCTCGGTCTGACCGATCCGGTCTGCGGCCTGAACATGGGGCAGACCGCCGAAGTCCTCGCCAGGGAGTTCGGGATATCCAGGGAGGATCAGGATGCCTTTTCCCTCGTGAGCCACCAGCGTGCCGAAAATGCGATTGAGGAGGGCCGTCTCGGTGATGAGATCGTTCCGGTCTACGTGCCGCCGAAATTCAAGGGGGCTGTTGCGCAAGACAACGGTGTCCGGAGAGGTCAGTCTCTGGAAGCGTTGGGTAAACTTAAGCCCGTTTTTGATAAACGCCACGGCACGGTCACGGCGGGGAACTCCTCCCAGATTACCGATGGTGCGGCGGCCGTCCTTGTCATGTCGGAGGAGAAGGCCGCCGAACTCGGTTACGAACCAATGGGGTTCATCCGCTCGTACGGATTTGCGGGTTGCGATCCCGGCCGGATGGGGTTGGGACCGGTCTTTGCCACGGACCTGGCCTTAAGAAAGGCACAGCTTGCCTTTGAAGACCTTGACCTTTTTGAGATCAACGAGGCCTTCGCCGCCCAGGTCCTGGCCTGCGAACGGGCGATCTCCTCAGAGGATTTTGCAAAAAAACATCTCGACCGGAAATCCCCTCTGGGAGAGATCGACCGAAAAAAACTGAATGTCAACGGCGGGGCGATCGCTTTGGGCCATCCCGTGGGCTCCAGCGGCACCCGGTTGATCCTGACCCTTTTGAAAGAAATGAAGCGGCGGAAGTTGCACCTCGGCCTGGCCACCCTCTGTATCGGCGGCGGACAGGGGGGCGCCGTGATCGTGGAGAGATGA
- a CDS encoding MBL fold metallo-hydrolase, which produces MRNFAYLFGCEKSRVAAVVDPGFEVEKILDLSRADEYRIGYIFISHGHGDHICGCRKMIDVTSARVVAHRAEVEGLRQAGLPVDLAVDENDVVKVGDVSVRVLHTPGHTPGGLCLLLDGEKLITGDTLFVGDCGRVDLPGGDGKALYDSIQGKLMLLDDAVEVWPGHDYGERPSSTIGKEKKGNAAMTCRSFEEFMALP; this is translated from the coding sequence ATGCGGAATTTCGCCTATCTTTTCGGTTGTGAGAAGAGCCGGGTTGCGGCGGTCGTGGATCCCGGATTTGAGGTGGAAAAGATCCTGGACTTGTCCAGAGCTGATGAATACCGGATCGGGTACATCTTCATCTCCCACGGCCACGGGGACCATATCTGCGGTTGTCGGAAGATGATCGATGTGACTTCCGCCCGGGTGGTGGCGCACCGTGCCGAAGTGGAGGGGCTCCGGCAAGCGGGCCTTCCTGTCGATCTTGCGGTGGATGAGAATGATGTCGTGAAGGTGGGCGATGTTTCTGTTCGGGTTCTCCATACCCCCGGTCATACGCCGGGGGGGCTCTGTCTGCTGCTGGACGGGGAAAAACTGATTACCGGAGATACCCTCTTTGTAGGGGACTGCGGGCGGGTGGATCTTCCCGGCGGGGATGGAAAGGCCCTCTACGACAGCATTCAGGGAAAACTGATGCTGCTCGATGATGCCGTGGAGGTCTGGCCGGGACATGATTACGGGGAACGGCCTTCTTCCACCATTGGTAAAGAAAAAAAGGGGAATGCCGCGATGACCTGCCGGAGCTTTGAGGAGTTCATGGCACTTCCGTGA
- a CDS encoding ABC transporter ATP-binding protein: MRETNLIQTEGVTKIYNAHQPDEIRALEGISLHIAPGETTVFKGPSGSGKTSLLSLIGCMARPTSGRVIVRGKDVAKLPERFLTQIRRRTFGFIFQQFNLIRKADVLENVTLPLFPGRRSFTEIRERAESLLDRFELTGKRHRKVHQLSGGEQQRVAIARALINNPEVLIADEPTAHLDRKLAEDLVEILSSLHREGKTVIMATHDPFLYDHPFVNRIIEIQDGRIEGALPS, translated from the coding sequence ATGAGGGAAACGAATCTGATCCAAACGGAAGGAGTGACGAAGATCTACAATGCCCACCAACCTGATGAGATCCGGGCGCTGGAGGGGATCTCTCTCCATATTGCACCGGGGGAGACAACGGTTTTCAAGGGACCGAGCGGCTCGGGCAAGACCTCTCTTTTAAGTCTCATCGGCTGCATGGCCCGTCCAACCTCCGGCAGGGTGATCGTCCGCGGGAAGGATGTGGCTAAACTTCCGGAGCGTTTCCTGACGCAGATCCGCAGGAGGACCTTCGGTTTCATTTTCCAGCAGTTCAACCTGATTCGGAAGGCCGATGTGCTGGAAAATGTCACCCTCCCCCTGTTTCCGGGAAGGAGATCCTTCACCGAGATCCGGGAACGGGCGGAGTCACTCCTCGACCGGTTCGAGCTGACCGGGAAAAGACATCGGAAGGTCCATCAACTCTCCGGCGGAGAACAACAGCGGGTCGCGATCGCCCGGGCGCTGATCAACAATCCGGAAGTTCTCATCGCCGACGAACCGACGGCCCATCTGGATCGAAAACTGGCGGAGGACCTCGTGGAGATCCTCTCCTCCCTCCACCGGGAAGGTAAAACGGTCATAATGGCCACCCACGACCCCTTTCTCTATGACCATCCCTTCGTCAACCGGATCATCGAGATACAGGACGGACGGATTGAAGGAGCCCTCCCGTCGTGA
- a CDS encoding FtsX-like permease family protein, with protein MRRLKILEYALSSLLRRKYKNLSLVIVYALTISILASILFLTHALKQEAEAVFSDAPNLIVQKLFAGRHDLISTDDIHLIRKIPGVGDVHPRYWGYYFDALSQSNYTFMGIREGLPGLKLVEGQMPAEEGECTIGRGVARAQFTGLGDQLVLIDSRNKSVKFRIVGIFDAASNLLSNDLVLMTRKGIQKFFDFPSNRATDIVVEVYNPEEISTVAAKIRKMLPGTRPIAKDEIFRTYDSVFNWRSGMMLTLFSAALFAFSILAWDKATGISGAEKNEIGILKAVGWDTADILELKFWEGIVISFTALLGGLTAAFVHVFFFNAPLLTPVLKGWSVLFPTFRLTPYIDLYQVFVIALLTVAPYIACTVIPSWKAAVTDPEMVMRS; from the coding sequence ATGCGACGTCTGAAGATCCTCGAATACGCCCTTTCCTCCCTCCTGCGGAGAAAATACAAGAACCTCTCCCTCGTGATCGTCTATGCCTTGACCATCTCGATCCTGGCCTCCATTCTTTTTCTCACCCATGCATTGAAGCAAGAGGCCGAAGCGGTTTTTTCCGATGCGCCGAACCTGATCGTCCAGAAGCTCTTCGCAGGCAGGCACGACCTCATCTCGACGGACGATATCCATTTGATCCGCAAGATCCCCGGTGTCGGCGATGTCCATCCGCGATACTGGGGCTACTACTTCGACGCCCTCTCCCAATCGAACTATACCTTCATGGGGATCCGGGAGGGCCTTCCCGGACTCAAATTGGTGGAAGGGCAAATGCCTGCCGAAGAGGGGGAATGTACCATCGGCCGGGGGGTCGCCCGGGCGCAGTTCACCGGCCTGGGGGACCAACTGGTCCTCATCGACAGCCGGAACAAGAGTGTCAAATTCCGCATCGTCGGCATTTTTGATGCCGCCTCCAACCTGCTGAGTAACGATCTGGTCCTGATGACCCGGAAGGGCATTCAGAAATTCTTCGACTTTCCCTCCAACCGGGCGACGGACATTGTTGTCGAGGTTTACAATCCCGAAGAAATTTCCACGGTGGCCGCAAAGATCAGAAAGATGCTGCCGGGCACCCGCCCCATTGCCAAAGACGAGATCTTCCGGACCTATGACTCGGTCTTCAACTGGCGGAGCGGCATGATGCTCACCCTCTTCTCCGCCGCCCTCTTCGCTTTTTCGATCCTCGCCTGGGACAAGGCCACGGGGATCAGCGGCGCGGAAAAGAATGAGATCGGGATTCTCAAGGCCGTGGGATGGGACACGGCGGACATCCTGGAACTGAAGTTTTGGGAGGGGATCGTCATCTCCTTCACGGCCTTGCTGGGGGGACTGACTGCCGCCTTCGTCCATGTCTTTTTCTTCAACGCCCCTCTGTTGACCCCGGTCCTTAAGGGGTGGTCGGTCCTTTTCCCGACCTTCCGGTTGACGCCTTATATCGATCTCTACCAGGTGTTCGTCATCGCATTGTTGACGGTTGCTCCCTACATTGCCTGCACGGTGATCCCTTCCTGGAAGGCGGCGGTAACGGACCCGGAAATGGTAATGAGGAGTTGA
- a CDS encoding nitrous oxide reductase accessory protein NosL produces MRMLFLFLTFMTPGGIAHADPAHPGPKDHCPVCGMFVAKYDRWLAQVVLPDGRHRFFDGPKDLFRYILEPKKYDHDVDKNQIREVYVTDYYTTQTVPAEKALFVVGSDVMGPMGPELVPVLGQEKAETFRKDHRGKRILSFHEVTLLDLPGMQ; encoded by the coding sequence CTGCGAATGCTCTTCCTTTTTCTCACCTTTATGACTCCGGGGGGGATCGCCCATGCTGACCCGGCCCACCCGGGTCCGAAGGATCATTGTCCGGTCTGCGGCATGTTTGTCGCGAAGTATGACCGATGGCTCGCACAGGTGGTCCTTCCCGACGGCCGTCACCGCTTCTTTGACGGCCCCAAGGACCTCTTCCGTTATATCCTGGAACCGAAGAAGTACGACCATGATGTGGACAAGAATCAAATCCGTGAGGTCTATGTCACCGACTACTATACGACCCAAACCGTTCCTGCCGAAAAGGCCTTGTTTGTCGTCGGAAGTGACGTGATGGGCCCCATGGGGCCGGAACTGGTGCCGGTGTTGGGCCAGGAAAAGGCTGAAACCTTCAGGAAGGACCACCGTGGGAAACGGATCCTTTCCTTCCACGAGGTCACCCTTTTAGACCTCCCGGGGATGCAATGA